In Runella sp. SP2, the genomic window AAGAGCAAGAAGGTAAAATCAAAAATCTTACCTATCTAAAAAATGAACATCTTGGACTAGGTGAGAGTGATCGTAAAGCTATTTTCGATTTATATTGCGAAAACGAACGTGGCGAAAAATTTATAGTTGAGCTTCAAAAGTCCAAACAAAATTTCTTCAAAGACCGAACGCTTTATTACTCTACCTTCCCAATTCGTGAGCAAGCAAAACAATCAGATTGGAATTATGAATTGAAAGCAGTTTATACTATTGCCATTTTAGACTTTGTATTTGATGAGGACAAAACCGATAAAAACAAATATCGTTATGATGTTAAATTAACTGATATTCACACCTGTAGAGTATTTTATAACAAGCTTACCTTCATTTACTTAGAAATGCCCAAATTTCAAAAAAGTTTGGAGGAGTTGGATACTAGATTTGAGAAATGGCTTTATGTCTTGCGAAACCTTAATCGTCTGGAAAAAATCCCTGAAAAATTACAAGAGAAGATT contains:
- a CDS encoding Rpn family recombination-promoting nuclease/putative transposase; its protein translation is MSIIAEKYINPFTDFGFKKLFGEEPNKDLLLDFLNELLKEQEGKIKNLTYLKNEHLGLGESDRKAIFDLYCENERGEKFIVELQKSKQNFFKDRTLYYSTFPIREQAKQSDWNYELKAVYTIAILDFVFDEDKTDKNKYRYDVKLTDIHTCRVFYNKLTFIYLEMPKFQKSLEELDTRFEKWLYVLRNLNRLEKIPEKLQEKIFERLFDVAEIAKFSKEEILSYEDSLKYYRDLKNSLDLAKEEGKLEKAREIILNGQQEGLSISILSKIVGLAEEEVISIINESK